Proteins encoded by one window of Amaranthus tricolor cultivar Red isolate AtriRed21 chromosome 4, ASM2621246v1, whole genome shotgun sequence:
- the LOC130809862 gene encoding long chain acyl-CoA synthetase 9, chloroplastic produces the protein MNPYVVGLLVPIVFTLISRNTKRGKKRGLPVDVGGEPNYAIRNAQFTDLVTSPWEGILTLAELFEKACEKHKDKPLLGTRTLLAKETEVTKDGKSFEKLHLGEYEWLSYGKTFEAVCNFSSGLAQLGHTRNERAAIFADTREEWFIAMQACFRRNITIVTIYASLGEEALSHSLNQTEVTTVICGQKEMKKLVDISGQLDTVKRIICMDDEFSSNVSLVEESWTVISFAAVEKLGRENPADAYLPLPTDVAVIMYTSGSTGLPKGVMMTHGNVLATVSAVMTIVPGLGSKDVYLAYLPLAHILELAAESIASAIGGKIGYGSPLTLTDTSNKIKRGTKGDASVLAPTIMAAVPAILDRVRDGVRKKVDAKGGLSKRLFEFAYNRRLSAMNGSWFGARGPERIIWDLLVFNKVRAVLGGRIRFILSGGAPLSGDTQRFINICIGAPIGQGYGLTETCAGGTFTEYDDTSVGRVGPPLPCSFIKLIDWPEGGYLVSDKPMPRGEIVVGGPNVTLGYFKSEDKTDEVYKVDEKGMRWFYTGDIGRFHDDGCLEIVDRKKDIIKLQHGEYVSLGKVEAALITSPYVENIMLHCDPFRSYCVALVVASEPALRDWAARQQISFNDFPELCEKDETIKEVLGSLIKEAMNARLEKFEIPARIKLLREPWTPESGLVTAALKLKREVIKKAFSDELTALYS, from the exons ATGAATCCTTATGTGGTTGGACTTCTTGTCCCTATTGTTTTCACTCTTATTAGTCGAAATACCAAGCGTGGCAAAAAAAGAGGGTTGCCTGTTGATGTTGGTGGTGAACCTAACTATGCAATTAGGAATGCTCAGTTTACTGACCTTGTGACATCACCATGGGAGGGTATTTTGACACTGGCGGAGCTTTTTGAAAAGGCATGTGAAAAGCACAAAGACAAGCCCCTTCTTGGAACCAGAACACTACTTGCGAAAGAGACTGAAGTAACAAAAGATGGGAAATCCTTTGAGAAACTTCATTTGGGAGAGTATGAGTGGCTTTCCTATGGCAAAACTTTCGAAGCAGTGTGTAATTTTTCTTCTGGTTTGGCTCAGCTTGGACATACGAGAAATGAACGTGCTGCAATTTTTGCTGATACACGAGAGGAATGGTTTATTGCAATGCAG GCTTGTTTCAGGCGCAACATTACCATAGTGACAATATATGCTTCTCTTGGAGAGGAAGCCTTGTCCCATTCACTGAATCAG ACTGAGGTCACGACGGTAATTTGTGGGCAGAAAGAAATGAAAAAGCTTGTGGACATCAGTGGACAACTTGACACTGTAAAGCGTATTATATGTATGGATGATGAGTTCTCTTCTAATGTCTCTTTGGTGGAAGAAAGCTGGACTGTCATTTCATTTGCTGCGGTGGAAAAGCTTGGACGAGAAAATCCAGCTGATGCTTATTTACCTCTACCAACTGATGTTGCCGTGATTATGTATACAAGTGGGAGTACTGGCTTACCGAAA GGGGTCATGATGACTCACGGTAATGTACTTGCGACAGTTTCGGCAGTCATGACTATTGTTCCTGGACTTGGAAGCAAAGATGTTTATTTAGCGTATTTACCTCTAGCTCACATCCTGGAATTGGCTGCTGAG AGCATAGCATCTGCAATTGGAGGTAAAATAGGATATGGTTCCCCGCTTACACTGACAGACACATCAAACAAGATAAAAAGGGGTACTAAGGGAGATGCTTCTGTGTTAGCACCTACAATAATGGCAGCTGTGCCAGCAATTCTAGACCGAGTTCGAGATGGTGTACGCAAAAAG GTTGATGCAAAGGGTGGACTCTCCAAAAGATTATTTGAATTTGCATATAATCGCCGCTTATCTGCAATGAATGGTAGCTGGTTTGGTGCAAGAGGTCCTGAGAGGATTATTTGGGATTTGTTAGTGTTTAATAAGGTTCGAGCTGTGCTTGGAGGTCGTATACGCTTTATTCTGTCCGGAGGTGCACCTCTTTCGGGTGATACTCAAAGATTCATCAATATTTGCATTGG TGCCCCAATAGGTCAAGGTTATGGGCTTACAGAGACCTGTGCTGGTGGAACATTTACCGAGTATGATGATACTTCAGTTGGTCGTGTTGGTCCTCCTCTTCCTTGCTCGTTCATTAAG TTAATAGATTGGCCTGAAGGGGGATATCTTGTGAGCGATAAACCCATGCCTCGGGGAGAAATCGTTGTTGGTGGTCCAAATGTCACACTTGGATATTTCAAATCTGAGGACAAAACCGATGAAGTGTACAAG GTCGATGAGAAAGGGATGAGGTGGTTCTACACTGGTGACATAGGACGGTTTCATGATGATGGTTGCCTAGAGATAGTCGACCGCAAGAAAGACATCATTAAACTTCAGCATGGAGAGTATGTTTCTTTAGGAAAG GTTGAGGCAGCTTTGATTACAAGTCCGTACGTTGAAAACATCATGCTGCATTGTGACCCTTTCCGTAGCTATTGTGTGGCTCTTGTGGTTGCTTCAGAGCCAGCCCTTCGAGATTGGGCTGCCAGGCAACAAATTAGTTTCAATGATTTCCCCGAATTATGCGAGAAAGATGAAACTATAAAAGAAGTTCTTGGATCCCTAATAAAA GAAGCAATGAACGCCCGACTGGAAAAATTTGAGATCCCGGCAAGAATCAAACTGCTTCGAGAACCGTGGACTCCAGAATCGGGATTAGTAACAGCTGCGTTAAAGCTCAAAAGAGAGGTTATCAAGAAGGCATTCTCGGACGAGCTTACTGCGTTATACTCGTGA